A genomic stretch from Bombus huntii isolate Logan2020A unplaced genomic scaffold, iyBomHunt1.1 ctg00000321.1, whole genome shotgun sequence includes:
- the LOC126877995 gene encoding protein odd-skipped-like gives MAESNPKEFSPWLSEKTNAVKALAREQCEAAVQLQRQQQLQQHQNQHQLQQQQQLRGPLTIHHAGCPTKVGPVTNQLNTSHATHGRAAQYQHYHHHHHHRHVSMSPPLLLLSSPAPIAATHNHLNVSGHRNVVTPPDTPADRSPPSPGNKLNRSQHLPREATGSVSPGLPAATLDLSSAATTNSPHELSTLV, from the exons ATGGCTGAAAGTAATCCAAAAGAGTTTTCACCATGGTTATCg GAGAAGACGAATGCCGTGAAGGCGTTAGCGCGCGAACAGTGCGAAGCGGCGGTACAGCTGCAGCGTCAGCAGCAGCTGCAACAGCACCAGAACCAGCACCAgctacaacagcaacaacaactacGTGGCCCGTTAACCATCCACCATGCTGGCTGCCCAACGAAAGTCGGGCCCGTGACGAACCAACTAAATACCAGCCACGCAACGCACGGCCGAGCTGCACAGTACCAACActatcatcaccatcatcatcatcgacaCGTGTCAATGTCTCCACCGCTCTTGTTGCTCTCATCGCCAGCTCCGATCGCGGCGACGCACAATCATCTGAACGTGAGCGGACACAGAAACGTGGTTACGCCACCGGATACACCAGCAGATAGATCGCCACCGAGTCCTGGAAATAAGCTAAATAGATCGCAGCATTTGCCACGGGAAGCAACCGGCAGCGTCAGTCCTGGTCTTCCGGCTGCCACATTGGATCTAAGTAGCGCAGCAACCACCAATAGTCCGCATGAATTGTCCACGttagtttag